In Spirochaetota bacterium, the genomic stretch TTCGTCGGACTTCTGAACCATCCGGAATTCAGAAAGATGAATATGAAGTTCGTCAGGGGTTTTATTTCCGGCGCCGCTCCCCTGGCGGCGGAAACCATCAGGGATATCAAAGAACTCACCGGCGCGACCATGGGAGAGGCATATGGTCTTACCGAAACCACCGTGCTCTCGGCAATGACCCCCTGGGGAGGGACCATCAAACCGGGCACAGTGGGGGTGCCCTGCCCCGACACGGATATCAGGATCGTGGACATCGACAAGGGGACCAAAGAACTGAAAACCGGCCAGGCCGGTGAAATATGCATCAAGGGGCCCCAGGTGATGATGGGATATTACAAGAAACCGGAGGAGACGAAACAGGTTTTGAAAGATGGATGGTTTTATACCGGTGACATCGGCTTCTTCGACGATGATGGTTATCTTACCATATCGGACCGGAAAAAAGATATGATCGTGGCCAGCGCCTATAATATTTATCCGGTGGAAGTTGATGGTATACTGATGGACCATCCCAAAATCCTTGAGGCATGCACCATCGGTGTGCCCGATCCGTACCGGGGGGAAACCGTGAAGGCCTATATAGTCGTAAAGCCGGGACAGAGCCTTACCGCTGAAGAGGTGACGAAGTTTTGCAAAGAGAAGCTTGCCGCATATAAGATTCCCAAACTCATAGAGTTCATCGATGCATTGCCAAAGAGCCCGGTGGGTAAAATACTACGACGCGAGATACGGGAGATGGATAAAAAAAAGAGGGAGGGGGCGGCATAGACGACTTGAGCGCGTGGAGAGCATGACATCTGGAGAATGAAAGAAGGCGAGGATCCGTCTCCTCGCCTTCGATGTTGGAGTTAAAATCATAAATCCATGTACCGTGATATAATCAACTTCATGATCTCCGATGTACCCGCGAAGATGGTCTGCACCCGGGCATCGCGAAATATGCGGGCGATGGGGTATTCCTCCATATAGCCGTACCCTCCGTGTAGCTGCACCCCCTGCTGGGCTATGCGGTTCGCCATTTCGGCGACCCAGTACTTTGCCATTGAGACTTTTTTTACGATGTCCGTCCCCTCGATGTGGTCCAGGGTGAGGGCCTCCATAAAGGTGCGCCCCAGTTCCACCTCGGTGGCCATCTCGGCCAGTTTGAAGGATATATGCTGCAAGCGCGAAATCTGACGCCCGAATGCCTTTCGCTCGCGGCAGAACTTGATGGTTTCTTCGAGCGCCCGTTCGGCCGTCACCTGCGATGCCCAGGCCGAGATCAGCCTCTCCTGTTGAAGCTTCTGCATGAGATAGCGGAAGCCCGCTCCCTCTTCACCCAGCAGGTTGGAGACGGGAACCCGGCAGTCGTCGAAGAACATCTCGGCAGTGTCCTGGCTCTTCATCCCGATCTTGTCGAGCTTCTTGCCTTTTTTAAAGCCTAAAGCGCCATCTTCGACCACCAGGAGGCTCACGCCGGTGTAAGGGGGGTCGGCCTTGGGGTCGGTGCGGGCCGCGACGATAACCAGATCGCAGTTGATGCCATTGGAGATGAATGTTTTTGCGCCGTTGATGACAAAGCTGTCTCCGTCCCGAAGCGCGGTGGTTCTCAGAGCGGCGAGATCTGAGCCCGCTTCCGGCTCGGTCATGGCGATGGCGCTGATGCATTCACCGGAGGCGCATGCCGGCAGCCATTTCTTCTTCTGATCTTCGCTGCCGAAGGAAAAGATGTAAGGTACGATGATGTCGCTGTGGAGCAGCGTTACCAGGCCCGCCTGGTTGGTCTTTCCCATCTCTTCCACGATGATGACCGAGTATTCAAAGCCCGCGCCCGACCCGCCATATTCCTCCGGCAGCCAGGGGCACAGAAAGCCCTGGGCGCCGAAGTCCTTCCATGCTTGTCTGGGAACAATTCCATTTGTCTCCCATTCATCGGCGAAGGGAGTGACATTTTTATCCAGGTACTTTCTCAGGGACTCCCGAAATATGGCGTGCTCTTCGGTGTAAATTTTTTCAAGTAATGACATGGCAATGGAACCTCCGTTTGGTTGAAATGTTGATGAGCAACTTTCAAGTGAGCTATATTTTCATGGCTTCGTCGAAACCTTCCCTGATGGCGTCGGTGATTTTGCGGGGGCTTCTTGCGTCTCCCAGGGTGATGATTTTTATCCCGCTTTTTCCCAGATCGGCCGCCAGGGAGTTTTCCGAACGGACCCCTGTCGCCAGCACCACGGTGGATGCCGGTATGGTATTTTGGCCATGGCGCGTTTCCACGATGACCTCGTGGTCTTTTATTTCAAGAAGCCTTGTTTCCGTGCATAGGGAGACCCCCATAAGTCGAAGGCTTTTAAGCAGGGACCACCGGGCGGTTTTCCCGACATTGGCGGCGATCTTTTCGGCCATTTCGATTATGGTGATTGTGCGTCCGCTTGAATGAAAAAGCTTCATAGTCTGGCCGGGGGTCTCGGCATGGTGATACATCAGGAAGGCGAGAGCATCGGGCGGCGGGGTGCCCAGGGCCGCGATATAATGCGCCGTTTCACAGCCGGTGGCGCTGCCTCCTACGATTACAACGCTTGATCCTATGGAAGGTACCTTCTCCGTAAGAATGTCCCAGGCGCTCGCCACGTGGGCTTTGTCGATGCCCTTAACCTGTATCCGTGACGGCACCGCGCCGGTGGCAACGACAAGGATGTCCGGGTTGATTTGTTTTACCCTTCCGGCGGTGAGCGGTCTGCCCGTTTTCACCTCAACCCCGGCTTTCCTCATGAGATTTGAAAGGGTCTCCGTTATTTTACCCATCTCCGCTTTCCGCGGAGGTGTCATGGCCAGGTTTATCTGGCCGCCCAGCGTCTTCTGTTTTTCATAGAGTATGACCCTGTGTCCGCGTTGGGCGGCGATCAGGGCGAACTCCATGCCGGCGGGTCCTCCTCCGGCCACCAGGATTTTTTTGGGCCTGCGGGTTTTTTTTAATTTGGTTTCGTGCTCGCGGCCCACCCGGGGGTTCAGTACGCAGCATACCGAGGTTCCCAGAAAAATGGAGTCGAAGCACCCCTGGTTGCAGGCCATGCAGAAAACGGCTTCGTCCAGGCGGCCCTCCCTGGCCTTGTTGGGGAGATCGGGATCGGCTATCAGGGGACGACCCCAGCAGACCAGATCGCAGGAGCCCGAACGGAGCGCCCGCTCGGCGACGCAGGGGTCTCCCAGGCGGTTGGACGCGAAGACGGGAATGGATACTTTCTCCTTGATTCCCCGGGCCAGATAAAGATAGGTGCCGGGCGGGACGTCGGTGGTGAGCTGAGGGATATTGGTCTCATGCCATCCGCCGGTCACGTTTATGGCGTCGACGCCCGCTTTTTCGGCCTCGGCGCAGAAAAGGGCCGACTCCGTGCCGGTGTGACCGCCCTCGAGGAAGTCATTACCGGCGACGCGGATTCCGACGAAGCTTTCTTTTCCGGCGGCTTCACGTACCGCGCGGATCACCTCGAGTCCGAAACGCATTCGGTTTTCGAGTGTGCCCCCATATTCATCGGTGCGGTGATTGGTCAGGGGCGAGAGGAACTGGCTTATAAGGTAGCCGGTACAACCAAGAATTTCAATATAGTCGAACCCCGCGTCCCGGGCCCTTGTGGCGCCCCGGGCAAACGATTCCTTGACTTCTTCAATATCGTCCCGGTTCATTTCACGGGGCATCTCGTTCGAGATCGTACTTTTAACCGGCGAGGGGCCGATCGGCTGAAGCCCGGTAAATATGGAGAAGGCGTTTCTGCCCATGTGAAAGAGCTGGGTGCCGAGCTTTACATCGGTCGTGCGATGCATTTCATCATTGAATTTTTTCAGCGGTTCTATGTGCTTGTCTAAAAAGAGCCCGGGCATGAAGGGCGCGCTTCCAACCATGTCGATGGCCACGGGTCCAATAATCATAAGGCCCACTCCGCCATGAGCCCGCTCGCGATAAAACGCCCGGTAACGTTCGTTGAACTCGTAGCGGTCGGTATAGGCCAGTCCCATGGCGGGCATGACGATGCGATTTTTAATGCGTACGCCGTTGATGGTGACTGGCTCGAATAATCGCGTAAATTCCATGGGGCGCCGCTTATCTTCGTTTCCACTGCGGGGCCCGTTTCTCGAGCATCGCGGTGACGCCTTCCTTGAAATCCTCGCTTCGCCCGCAAATGCTCTGGTAGAAGCCCTCCATGTCAAGCTGGGTGGCCTGGTCAACCCCCAGTCCCCTGCGTATGACTTTTTTAATGGCGCCGACCGCGATTGGCGCCCCCGCGGCGATTTCATCGGCCAGCTTCTCGGCCTCCTCGAAGAGCCGCTCTTCCGGGTACAGGTAGCTTACCAGACCCCATTGGAGCGCCTGCTGCGCGCTGTAGAGCTTGCCGGTCATGTTTATTTCCATGGCACGTGCCGGCCCCACGAGGCGCGAAAGCCTGGTGTTGCCCCCCAGGTCGGGGATCAGGCCAAATTTCACCTCCTGGAGCCCCCAGAGGCATTCATCACTCATCAGGCGTATATCACAGGCCAGGGCAAGTTCCACGGCCATGCCCTGTACACGGTTGTGAATGGCGCAGATAATCGGAATCTCAACGGACTCAAGCAGGTTCATGCAGCGCTGGCCCTTCGAAACAAGGTCGCGTATGCCGGACCCGCCGGCCGCCGCCTCTCCCGCGAAAAGTGGCAGGAGCCCCGCAAGAGATCCCAGGTCCACGCCTGAAGAAAACATTTTCCCGGCTCCCTTCAGCAGAATGACCCTCGCATCGGGGTCACCCGCGACCCCTTCAACCATGTCGGAGATTTCCCGAAGCATCTCAAAAGACAGGGCGTTGCGCTTTTCAGGACGGTTTATGGTGATGTGATAAACGTGGCCTTTCTTTTCACCGATATAGTTTTCCGCCATGGTGTTCCTCCTCAGCTTATAATTGTTGAACGAGCCCGGTCCAGGCGCAGACGCGCCACGTCGGCCATCCGGTCCAGCGGTTCCCTGCAGGTGGGGACATCGTCGATGAGTGGATGCCCGCCCTCCTCGAAACCAGCGGCGTAAATGCCATCGTATCGCACTTTCTCGGCGTGGAGGGCGTGACGCACCGAGCCCGCTTTCTGAAAAAGCCTGACGCCCGCTTTTCTCAGGATCTCGATGGCTTTCATTCCCGCCGCCCTGTCCAGCGATGAACCGGACACCTCGATGCCGGCTATTTTTTCCTCTGCGCATACCTTAATGTACATGTCGTGATGATCCGCGGTGACGCGTACCGACGGGTGCAGTGTGAGGTTTACCATGAAGGGCCTGTCCGTGAGCTTTCCGGTTTCCCTTATGGCGTTTCGAAAATCTTCTTCTGATGGATAATTCCCGGCGGTAAGGTTCCCCATGCCCCCTGCGCCGGAAATCGCGGCGCTCAGCGGCGGGGTGCAGGGCCACATCATGCCCCACACGAGCAGGGGGTGGGGGATTCCCAGCATTTCGGTTATCCTGGTTTTGAACATCCGCAGGTTTCCGGGATATACCCGGCCTCCCTTCATTCGTGATTCAGGCGCACAGTCGTTAGTGATGCTCACTTACACATTCAGAGAATATGGGCCGGTATTTTTTTGTCAATTAAATTGTATTACAATATTACATGTTTTTGAAAAATGGGTTGATTTCTGTTGCGTGCCATGAAAAATATATGTCTTATCGTATTACAAAATAATTATTGACAAACCATGTCTTGGCATTCACTCTTGCGTAAGTGAGTATCACTAATTTTATCAGCACGCAGTATTCGGCGCAACCGGGCTTTGCTTCGCGTTGCGGGAAATGAGCCGGGTATCCCTGGGGGAAAGAATCGGCCCATGTGTCGTGAATAAAAATTATACTGTAATTACCGGGAGAGCCTGATGAACAACACCATCGTCGACGAACGGGACCAGGCGTTCGTGCTCTATGAAATGCTTAATTTCGAGGAGCTCTGTTCCACTGAAAAATTCAAGGATTATTCCAGGGACATGTTCGACATGACCCTTGAGACCGCGGTCAGGCTGTCGGTAGAGGAGCTCTATCCCGCCAACGCGGAGGGGGACCGGGAAGGCTGCAGGCTGGAAAATGGATCGGTCAAGGTGCCGAAATGCTTCCATCGCATTAAAAAACTGTTCGCCGAGGGGGGCTGGGGCGTAATGTCGATGCCTCCAGAGCATGGAGGGCAGGGGCTCCCCTATGCCATTAGCGTTGCCGCGACCGAGCCCATGATCCACAATTTCAGTTTTCTCGCATATATGTTTCTGACTTCCGGCGCCGGCCACATGATTCAGAATTATGGCACCGACGCTCAGAGGAAAAAATACATGGAAAAGATGTATTCGGGAGAGTGGGGAGGCACCATGGCGCTTACCGAACCCGAGGCAGGCTCGGACGTCGGAAACCTCAAGACCAGGGCCATCAAACAGAACGACGGCACTTACCGGTTGGTCGGGTCCAAGATATTCATAACCGGCGCCGATTCGGACCTCTATGATAACATCATTCATCCCGTACTGGCGCGCATCGAAGGAGACCCTGCCGGGACCAAGGGCATATCGATCTTTCTCGTCCCCAAATATCTTGTGAATGATGACGGTTCGCCGGGATCGCGAAACGATTACACGATCAGCGGCATCGAGCACAAGATGGGAATAAAGGGGAGCGCGACCTGCTCGATCAACTTCGGGGACAACGGTAACTGCTATGCCGAGCTGCTTGGAAACGAACGGCAGGGAATGAAGATCATGTTTCAACTCATGAACGAGGCGCGCATCGGCGTGGGGCTTCAGGGTCTTGGTGGCGCCTCCGTCGCCTACCTGCACGCGCTCAATTACGCCCGGGAACGAAAGCAGGGCGCGAGCCTGATGAACCTGCAGAACCCGGACGCTCCACGGGTGTCCATTATCGAACATCCCGACGTCCGCCGTATGCTTCTGTGGATGAAGTCTCACGTAGAGGGGATGCGGGCGCTGGTGTATTACTGCGCGAGTTGCGTCGACCGCGCCGAGGCGCTGGCGGACCGGGGGCTGGCCGAAAAACTACACGGCGTCATGGAATTGCTGACGCCCATATGCAAATCCTTCTGTTCGGATATGGGTTTTCGGGTCGCCGAGACCGCCATTCAGGTGTATGGTGGTTACGGGTTTTGCCAGGATTACCCCGTCGAGCAGTTTATGAGGGACTTGAAAATAGCCTCAATCTACGAAGGGACCAACGGTATCCAGGCCCTGGACCTTGTGGGCCGCAAGCTGGGGCAGAAGAAAGGGGAGAATTTCATCAACCTTCTCGGGGAAATGAACAAAACCATTGAGGAATATGGAAGTGAGAAGTCCATAGCCGACATGAAGTCCGAGGTCCAGGCCGCGGTCAACCTTCTGGGAGAGCTGGGCATGTTCTTTGCCCAGTGCGGAAAGGAGGGGAAGTTCATGACGCCGGTAATCAACGCACATCCTTTTCTTACCATGATGGGTCATGTCTGCCTGGGATGGCTGCTTTTCTGGCAGGCTGGAATCGCGTCGCGGAAGCTTTCGATGATGGCGCAGGAAAACAAAATCGCCGATGCCGGCATGGCCGATTTTATCAGGAACAACAGGGACGCGGCTTTTTACCAGGGAAAGGTCCATGGCGCCCGGTATTTTATCAAAAACTGTCTGCCCCAGATCGACGCGCTGGCCATGGCAATTAAAAGCGGAGATCTTACGGTAATGGAGATTCCGGAGCAAAGCTTCGCCTCGATATAAAAAATTATCAATATGGAGGTCCTTATGCCGTTGAATGAGAAGGTTGTCGGCAAGAAGTATCAGTCGAAGGGCGGAATAGATATCACCGCCCACGAGAGCATCTATTATGCGCTTGCGTATAACGAGGACAACGACGCCTACTTCGACAATCGGCGTCCGGGCGGTATTATCGCGCCGCCCATGTACGCGGTCAATTACGCCCTCGCCCCGGTGGTTGACCTGCTTTTCGATCAGGAAACTGGCATGAATGTCATGATGATGGTTCATTATTCCCAGGAGTTCGAATGGCTGCTTCCCGTGAAACCAAAGGACAAGGTGAAAAGCGAGCTGACCATCTCAGGGATCGAGACGCGGGAAAAGGGGGGAATACTTGCCTGGCAGTCGGTCTGCGCCAACCAGAACGGCGAGGTGGTGGTGAAGGCCACCGGCGAGTTCTTTGATCGCAGCGCCGGGTCGGGACAGCCGGACGTCAAAAAGGATGAAAAGATCATTCCCGGAGATATACTCTGGGGCCAGGAAATGAAGGTGCGAAACGGACAGACTTATATCTATGCCGAGCCGTCCGGTGACCATAACGTGATTCATATCGATGACGATTTCGCCAAGAAGGTGGGATTGCCCGGAATCATCCTGCAGGGGCTGTGCACGATGGCGTTCGCCCATAAAAGCTTCGCGGACAACTGCGCCGGCCCCGACAGGGATCCGATGAAGATCCGAAAAATGAAGGTCGGATTCTCGCGACCGGTGCTGCCGGGGCAGACCCTGACATTCCAGGGATTCAAGATCGGCCCGGCCGAGGGCGGTGTGAAGTTTGGTCTTACTGTAAAAAACAACGAGGGTCATGATGTGCTCAGGAACGCGTGGTCGCTGATTGTGTAAGTATGTGCATGGCCGATGCGTTCGATCGTGGAAAAATAATTAATTATTCAAGGAGGTTCCAATGGCTGAGATTAGATATGACGGAAAGGTCGCAATTGTAACCGGGGCCGGCGCCGGTCTGGGAAGGGTCTATGCCCTGGACCTGGCAAAGCGAGGGGCGAAGGTGGTGGTTAACGACCTGGGCGGCGGAAGGGACGGTTCGGGTGCGAGCTCAAATGCAGCGGATGCAGTGGTGGATGAGATTAAAAAGGCTGGCGGCCAGGCCGTCGCCAACTATGATTCGGTTGCGACGGCGAAGGGGGGCGAGAATATCACCAAAACCGCTCTCGACGCCTTCGGGACGGTGGACCTGCTCGTCAACAACGCGGGGATCCTCAGGGACAAGAGCCTTGTGAAAATGAGCGAAGACGAGTGGGACATTATTCACAACGTGCACCTCCGGGGCGCCTTCTGTGTCACCAAGCCCGCGTTCGCCGTCATGAAAGAGAAGGGGTACGGCCGTATCGTGTTTACCACCTCCGGCGCGGGACTCTATGGCAATTTCGGTCAGGCCAACTATGCCGCCGCCAAGACGGGCCTCCTGGGGTTTATGAACGTGATCAGCATCGAGGGGGCAAAGAATAACATCAGGGCCAATACCATCGCGCCGATCGCGGCTTCCCGGTTAACCGAGGACGTAATGCCGCCGGAGTTTTTCCAGAAGCTCAAACCCGAGTTCATTATGCCGCTGGTGCTGTTTCTCCTGTCGGAAGATATGAATGATACGGGGATGATTTTCAACTGCGGCGCAGGATGGTTCAGTCGTTCCGCCATCGTTTGCGCCCCGGGGATAGCCATCGGAGACGGTAGCCGGGACATCAAGGTCGAAGAAATCAAGGCGAACTGGGACAAGATCACGAGCCTGAAAGACGCGAAATATATAAGCAATCTTGCCGAGACTTTCGCGTATTTCACTCCCCTGCTTCAGGGGAAGTAGTAATAATGAATGGTTGAGCAAATAAGGAGAGGAGGATTGGCCAATGGCTGGTATCGTTTCATACGGCGGATACATCCCCCTGCTGAGACTGGATCGGGGAACGGTGTTTTTCGCCAATGCGTGGATGAACCCGGCGCTGTTTGCGGTGGCGCAGGGCGAGCGTTCGATGGCGAACTGGGACGAGGATAGCGTCACCATGGCGGTTGAGGCTTCGCGTGACTGTCTGAGGGGGTTTGATAAGGGAAAGGTCGACGCTCTGTATCTGGCCTCGCTCAGTTTTCCCTTTCAGGACCGGCAAAACGCCGGTATCGTCTCGACGGCGCTGAATCTTAAGGACGCGGTCGAAACCGCGGATTTCGCCGCCTCCATGAGGGCCGGCGGTTCGGCGCTCCTGGCGGGGCTGAACGCGGTGAAGTCGGGCGAGTATGAGACCGCGCTGGTGGTGGCCGCGGACAAGCGGCGCACAAAGTCGGCGTTTTTCCATGAGATGTGGTTTGGCGACGGGGCGGCCTCGGTACTTTTAGGGAACAAGAATGTGATAGCCGAGATCAAGGGTTCGTATACCGTGTCCTACGACTTCGTGGACCACTTCAAGGGAATCGACAAGCAATACGATTATTTCTGGGAAGAGCGCTGGGCCCGTGACGAGGGGTATAATAAAATCGCCGTGCAGGCGATTGACGGCCTCTTGAAGAAGACAAAGACGGCCGGGGCCGATATCGCCCGCTTTGTGATGCCCTGTGTATTTTCAAGGGAACCGGTAAGCGTTGCGAAAAAATTCGGCATAGAGAAGGACAAGGTCGCCGACAACATGCACAAGGTGTGCGGTGAAACCGGGACCGCCCATTCCCTGGTGATGCTGGTCGCGGCGCTCCAGGACGCCAAGCCGGGCGACAAGATTCTTCTGGTGGCCTTCGGGCAGGGAGCATCGGCGGTTCTATTGGAGGTAACCCCGGAAATAACGAAACTCAAGCCCCGAAAGGGGGTCAAGGGGTGCCTGGCCGAAAGAAAGGAAGAGAAGAATTATCTCAAATATCTTACCTTCAACAACCTGGTTGTCCAGGAGAACGGCATGAGGGCTGAAGGTGACTGGAAAACGGCCCTCTCGGCGCTGTACCGTAAGCGTAAAATGCTGCTCGGACTTGTCGGCGGCAAGTGCACGAAATGCAATACACCGCAGTTTCCCAAGTCGG encodes the following:
- a CDS encoding acyl-CoA dehydrogenase family protein, with amino-acid sequence MSLLEKIYTEEHAIFRESLRKYLDKNVTPFADEWETNGIVPRQAWKDFGAQGFLCPWLPEEYGGSGAGFEYSVIIVEEMGKTNQAGLVTLLHSDIIVPYIFSFGSEDQKKKWLPACASGECISAIAMTEPEAGSDLAALRTTALRDGDSFVINGAKTFISNGINCDLVIVAARTDPKADPPYTGVSLLVVEDGALGFKKGKKLDKIGMKSQDTAEMFFDDCRVPVSNLLGEEGAGFRYLMQKLQQERLISAWASQVTAERALEETIKFCRERKAFGRQISRLQHISFKLAEMATEVELGRTFMEALTLDHIEGTDIVKKVSMAKYWVAEMANRIAQQGVQLHGGYGYMEEYPIARIFRDARVQTIFAGTSEIMKLIISRYMDL
- a CDS encoding FAD-dependent oxidoreductase, whose translation is MEFTRLFEPVTINGVRIKNRIVMPAMGLAYTDRYEFNERYRAFYRERAHGGVGLMIIGPVAIDMVGSAPFMPGLFLDKHIEPLKKFNDEMHRTTDVKLGTQLFHMGRNAFSIFTGLQPIGPSPVKSTISNEMPREMNRDDIEEVKESFARGATRARDAGFDYIEILGCTGYLISQFLSPLTNHRTDEYGGTLENRMRFGLEVIRAVREAAGKESFVGIRVAGNDFLEGGHTGTESALFCAEAEKAGVDAINVTGGWHETNIPQLTTDVPPGTYLYLARGIKEKVSIPVFASNRLGDPCVAERALRSGSCDLVCWGRPLIADPDLPNKAREGRLDEAVFCMACNQGCFDSIFLGTSVCCVLNPRVGREHETKLKKTRRPKKILVAGGGPAGMEFALIAAQRGHRVILYEKQKTLGGQINLAMTPPRKAEMGKITETLSNLMRKAGVEVKTGRPLTAGRVKQINPDILVVATGAVPSRIQVKGIDKAHVASAWDILTEKVPSIGSSVVIVGGSATGCETAHYIAALGTPPPDALAFLMYHHAETPGQTMKLFHSSGRTITIIEMAEKIAANVGKTARWSLLKSLRLMGVSLCTETRLLEIKDHEVIVETRHGQNTIPASTVVLATGVRSENSLAADLGKSGIKIITLGDARSPRKITDAIREGFDEAMKI
- a CDS encoding enoyl-CoA hydratase-related protein translates to MAENYIGEKKGHVYHITINRPEKRNALSFEMLREISDMVEGVAGDPDARVILLKGAGKMFSSGVDLGSLAGLLPLFAGEAAAGGSGIRDLVSKGQRCMNLLESVEIPIICAIHNRVQGMAVELALACDIRLMSDECLWGLQEVKFGLIPDLGGNTRLSRLVGPARAMEINMTGKLYSAQQALQWGLVSYLYPEERLFEEAEKLADEIAAGAPIAVGAIKKVIRRGLGVDQATQLDMEGFYQSICGRSEDFKEGVTAMLEKRAPQWKRR
- a CDS encoding nitronate monooxygenase is translated as MFKTRITEMLGIPHPLLVWGMMWPCTPPLSAAISGAGGMGNLTAGNYPSEEDFRNAIRETGKLTDRPFMVNLTLHPSVRVTADHHDMYIKVCAEEKIAGIEVSGSSLDRAAGMKAIEILRKAGVRLFQKAGSVRHALHAEKVRYDGIYAAGFEEGGHPLIDDVPTCREPLDRMADVARLRLDRARSTIIS
- a CDS encoding acyl-CoA dehydrogenase, which codes for MNNTIVDERDQAFVLYEMLNFEELCSTEKFKDYSRDMFDMTLETAVRLSVEELYPANAEGDREGCRLENGSVKVPKCFHRIKKLFAEGGWGVMSMPPEHGGQGLPYAISVAATEPMIHNFSFLAYMFLTSGAGHMIQNYGTDAQRKKYMEKMYSGEWGGTMALTEPEAGSDVGNLKTRAIKQNDGTYRLVGSKIFITGADSDLYDNIIHPVLARIEGDPAGTKGISIFLVPKYLVNDDGSPGSRNDYTISGIEHKMGIKGSATCSINFGDNGNCYAELLGNERQGMKIMFQLMNEARIGVGLQGLGGASVAYLHALNYARERKQGASLMNLQNPDAPRVSIIEHPDVRRMLLWMKSHVEGMRALVYYCASCVDRAEALADRGLAEKLHGVMELLTPICKSFCSDMGFRVAETAIQVYGGYGFCQDYPVEQFMRDLKIASIYEGTNGIQALDLVGRKLGQKKGENFINLLGEMNKTIEEYGSEKSIADMKSEVQAAVNLLGELGMFFAQCGKEGKFMTPVINAHPFLTMMGHVCLGWLLFWQAGIASRKLSMMAQENKIADAGMADFIRNNRDAAFYQGKVHGARYFIKNCLPQIDALAMAIKSGDLTVMEIPEQSFASI
- a CDS encoding MaoC/PaaZ C-terminal domain-containing protein, encoding MPLNEKVVGKKYQSKGGIDITAHESIYYALAYNEDNDAYFDNRRPGGIIAPPMYAVNYALAPVVDLLFDQETGMNVMMMVHYSQEFEWLLPVKPKDKVKSELTISGIETREKGGILAWQSVCANQNGEVVVKATGEFFDRSAGSGQPDVKKDEKIIPGDILWGQEMKVRNGQTYIYAEPSGDHNVIHIDDDFAKKVGLPGIILQGLCTMAFAHKSFADNCAGPDRDPMKIRKMKVGFSRPVLPGQTLTFQGFKIGPAEGGVKFGLTVKNNEGHDVLRNAWSLIV
- a CDS encoding SDR family oxidoreductase — its product is MAEIRYDGKVAIVTGAGAGLGRVYALDLAKRGAKVVVNDLGGGRDGSGASSNAADAVVDEIKKAGGQAVANYDSVATAKGGENITKTALDAFGTVDLLVNNAGILRDKSLVKMSEDEWDIIHNVHLRGAFCVTKPAFAVMKEKGYGRIVFTTSGAGLYGNFGQANYAAAKTGLLGFMNVISIEGAKNNIRANTIAPIAASRLTEDVMPPEFFQKLKPEFIMPLVLFLLSEDMNDTGMIFNCGAGWFSRSAIVCAPGIAIGDGSRDIKVEEIKANWDKITSLKDAKYISNLAETFAYFTPLLQGK
- a CDS encoding 3-oxoacyl-[acyl-carrier-protein] synthase III C-terminal domain-containing protein; the protein is MAGIVSYGGYIPLLRLDRGTVFFANAWMNPALFAVAQGERSMANWDEDSVTMAVEASRDCLRGFDKGKVDALYLASLSFPFQDRQNAGIVSTALNLKDAVETADFAASMRAGGSALLAGLNAVKSGEYETALVVAADKRRTKSAFFHEMWFGDGAASVLLGNKNVIAEIKGSYTVSYDFVDHFKGIDKQYDYFWEERWARDEGYNKIAVQAIDGLLKKTKTAGADIARFVMPCVFSREPVSVAKKFGIEKDKVADNMHKVCGETGTAHSLVMLVAALQDAKPGDKILLVAFGQGASAVLLEVTPEITKLKPRKGVKGCLAERKEEKNYLKYLTFNNLVVQENGMRAEGDWKTALSALYRKRKMLLGLVGGKCTKCNTPQFPKSDFCVNPECGALHSQEDFEYADLGGKIKTWSSDLLTYCVDPPAHYGMIEFDEGGQFMCDFTDHVTGNVDVGMPVKMVFRIKNIDTARGFTRYFWKAKPIYAKGQEG